The sequence below is a genomic window from Clostridium putrefaciens.
AACCTTTAAACTTACCCCTTCTTCCGGCTTAGGTTCTTGTAGATATAAAATGAAAGATTATAATAACGATGAAAGCGAATATATTAAAATTTTTGATATATTTCATAAATTAGACATTAAAGCCTTCTTTTACATAGGTGGAAATGACTCTATGGATACGGTGTCAAAACTTAGTAAGTATGCGGAAATCAAAAATTTAGATGTTAAAATAATGGGTATACCTAAAACTATAGATAATGACCTTCCAATAACAGATCACACTCCTGGTTTTGGAAGTGCTGCAAAGTTTATATCCACAGTAGCTTTAGAAACATACTTAGATTCTTCTGTTTATATAAATAACGGTATATTTATATTAGAAACTATGGGAAGAGATGCAGGATGGCTTGCTGCTAGTGCTTCTTTAGCAAAACTTAACAATAAACCTATAGCTGATTTTATATATCTTCCTGAAATAGCCTTTAATGCTGATACCTTTATAAATGATGTTAGCGAAAAGTTCAAAAAACAAAATCATGTATATATAGTAGCCTCTGAAGGCTTAAAGGATAATAGTGGAAACTTCTTATCTACCCTTCAATCTACAGGATGCCATGATAATTTTGGACATGCTCAATTAGGAGGTGTAGGAAATTATCTAAGGAATTTAATTTTAGATAATAATATAACAACTAGGGTTAAATCATTAGAACTAGGTGTACTGCAAAGATGTGCAATGCATGTATCTTCTTCTATAGATGTGGAGGAGGCCTATGCTTCTGGTGCTGCTGCTCTTAGATTTGCAAAAGATGGTATATCGGGATATATGGTTGGAATTAAGAGAATAGATGGTAGCACTTA
It includes:
- a CDS encoding 6-phosphofructokinase, with amino-acid sequence MCNCLIAQSGGPTSVINSSVVGLVDENTKLNIFNTVYGGLNGIEGILNENIINLSICDKNVLETFKLTPSSGLGSCRYKMKDYNNDESEYIKIFDIFHKLDIKAFFYIGGNDSMDTVSKLSKYAEIKNLDVKIMGIPKTIDNDLPITDHTPGFGSAAKFISTVALETYLDSSVYINNGIFILETMGRDAGWLAASASLAKLNNKPIADFIYLPEIAFNADTFINDVSEKFKKQNHVYIVASEGLKDNSGNFLSTLQSTGCHDNFGHAQLGGVGNYLRNLILDNNITTRVKSLELGVLQRCAMHVSSSIDVEEAYASGAAALRFAKDGISGYMVGIKRIDGSTYSTETFPIKASTVANNVKYIPRDWINKEGNGVNELFYTYANPLISGNVELIYNNCIPSYHIFNK